A genome region from Streptomyces pratensis includes the following:
- a CDS encoding Rieske (2Fe-2S) protein, whose amino-acid sequence MSASQESPAHFGRRSVVAAVGAVGVTAALTACGGSQDTGASDAVQPSAEGDGGANGDTAALAKTADIPEGGGVVFADKGVVVTQPTAGTFKAFSSKCTHQGCAVKGIADGVINCPCHNSTFDAATGEATGGPATQPLPEKEIRVEGGSITLA is encoded by the coding sequence ATGAGCGCATCGCAGGAGAGCCCGGCCCACTTCGGGCGGCGCTCCGTCGTCGCGGCGGTCGGCGCGGTGGGGGTGACTGCCGCTCTCACCGCATGCGGGGGCTCGCAGGACACCGGGGCTTCCGACGCGGTACAGCCGTCCGCCGAGGGAGACGGAGGAGCGAACGGCGACACAGCGGCCCTCGCGAAAACGGCCGACATCCCCGAGGGCGGAGGCGTCGTCTTCGCCGACAAGGGTGTCGTGGTGACCCAGCCCACGGCGGGAACGTTCAAGGCGTTCTCCTCGAAGTGCACCCATCAGGGCTGCGCGGTGAAGGGTATCGCCGACGGTGTCATCAACTGCCCTTGTCACAACAGCACGTTCGACGCCGCGACCGGCGAGGCGACGGGTGGCCCCGCGACCCAGCCACTGCCCGAGAAGGAGATCAGGGTGGAGGGCGGCTCCATCACCCTTGCCTGA
- a CDS encoding pyridoxamine 5'-phosphate oxidase family protein, giving the protein MTIAQLRGRRIMMTDAERNTYLTEQRTCRVATVSPEGMPHVGALWFVWDGSSIWLYSLTRSLRWAQLRSDPRVAVVVDDGEEYGELRGVELSGEVRFVGEIPRTGEDCAELDHPERMFAAKYFGLDSLPHDERHAWIRLTPQAVRSWDFRKLSGPAQ; this is encoded by the coding sequence GTGACCATCGCCCAGCTCCGTGGCCGTCGGATCATGATGACCGACGCGGAACGGAACACCTACCTCACGGAACAGCGCACCTGCCGGGTGGCCACGGTCTCCCCCGAGGGTATGCCGCACGTCGGAGCCCTCTGGTTCGTGTGGGACGGCAGCTCCATCTGGCTCTACTCACTCACGCGCAGCCTGCGATGGGCACAGCTCCGGAGCGACCCGAGGGTCGCAGTGGTGGTGGACGACGGGGAGGAGTACGGCGAGCTCCGCGGCGTGGAACTGTCCGGCGAGGTCCGGTTCGTCGGCGAGATCCCCCGAACCGGCGAGGACTGCGCCGAACTGGACCATCCGGAGAGGATGTTCGCGGCGAAGTACTTCGGCCTGGACTCCTTGCCGCACGACGAGCGGCACGCCTGGATCCGGCTCACACCACAGGCCGTCAGGTCCTGGGACTTCAGGAAGCTGTCCGGACCGGCTCAGTAG